One region of Kazachstania africana CBS 2517 chromosome 3, complete genome genomic DNA includes:
- the RRG1 gene encoding Rrg1p (similar to Saccharomyces cerevisiae YDR065W; ancestral locus Anc_8.180), translating to MVSNFSRLSSHRHYVLRLYRCTLRLLRRNCHSILLQSNIRNKIKAVLKDNRNNKSSWNVLALLKKLEELNGHLFEHNFKIMSELVRVSSVIEPSESSKILNLLESSTKTKVQTPEETKQMGILSKYITSKQASGHLPNTIPGEYKRGLLLPLALHEFSQRKIKRIEQQLDKGIPKVYLSYTKAGSSKIWFVRAPFNKGRRQSKGLSAFIKYEREKNQKSIDSIAYCENMAKWAFYEAVWEHAIENGGKILPFSLYNMLNNIKLDKPHEDNSALKVYEWFFPLKTVINRLGQKNNLTTKCFERYKQRLIMKDGRMDFFTKKTAKMYKNRKARFDAMSKAVPYAFIYHDKYNLPSILDKHKF from the coding sequence ATGGTATCCAACTTCAGCAGACTAAGTTCACACAGACACTATGTATTGCGTTTATATCGTTGTACTTTAAGACTGCTTAGAAGGAATTGCCATTCCATTTTGTTGCAATCGAACATCAGAAACAAGATCAAAGCTGttttaaaagataatagaaataataaatcgAGCTGGAATGTACTTGCTTTGCTTAAAAAGCTAGAAGAGCTAAACGGTCACTTATTTGAacataatttcaaaatcatgTCAGAGCTTGTTAGAGTTTCAAGCGTTATAGAGCCCAGTGAATCATCTAAAATTCTTAATTTGCTAGAATCATCCACTAAAACAAAAGTCCAAACACCTGAAGAGACTAAACAAATGGGAATACTGAGTAAATATATTACATCTAAACAAGCTTCGGGACATTTACCTAATACCATACCTGGTGAGTATAAACGTGGATTACTCTTACCTCTAGCTCTACATGAATTTTCACAACGGAAGATCAAGAGGATCGAGCAGCAACTGGACAAAGGGATACCAAAGGTATATCTGAGCTATACCAAAGCAGGCAGTTCCAAGATTTGGTTTGTTAGAGCACCTTTTAATAAGGGAAGGAGGCAATCTAAGGGGCTGAGTGCATTTATTAAGtatgaaagagaaaaaaaccAGAAAAGTATTGATAGTATCGCTTATTGTGAGAATATGGCCAAATGGGCATTCTATGAGGCTGTATGGGAACAtgcaattgaaaatggGGGCAAGATTTTGCCCTTCTCATTGTACAATATGCTGAATAACATCAAACTGGACAAGCCTCATGAAGATAATTCAGCCTTAAAAGTGTATGAGTGGTTTTTCCCACTCAAAACTGTTATAAATAGATTGggccaaaaaaataacCTGACCACTAAGTGTTTTGAACGATATAAACAACGTTTGATCATGAAAGATGGTAGGATGGACTTCTTCACCAAAAAGACAGCAAAAATGTATAAGAACAGAAAAGCAAGGTTTGACGCTATGTCAAAGGCAGTGCCGTACGCATTTATTTATCATGACAAGTACAATTTACCGTCGATTCTCGATAAGCACAAGTTTTGA
- the PDC2 gene encoding Pdc2p (similar to Saccharomyces cerevisiae PDC2 (YDR081C); ancestral locus Anc_8.213) — protein MLSIEQRYNICLMAERHPKWTQLDLAKWAYDTFQLPKIPSQGTISRLLAKKAIYMNSKENEKDANRLRKPNNVLVRKILQEWISQSIWNGIPITSPIIQDTAQSVWHRIPAKYREGNGSFSYKWISNFLSKMDVNISMLDEELPKTPKIWTFEERNILKDFFSKIRPNDLFTLDETFLAYNLPLDYSQYETSNIQRKIEVATVMLCSNLTGTEKLKPLVVGKYNSYKSFRNYFPNDPIDPISQSQLGEKMAKKFDIDYHSNRKSWLTSSLFHNWLARWDKRLVADNRKIWIVLDDSCSHRIINLHLQNITLVYSSSNSRFLPFNWGVLDEFKTRYRIQQYEALINLQKQLTRKTNNNISLISFEQSQLTMSNAFKFIKKAWDGIPIDTIKANWKSSGIIPSNMINLNENISMAFKKNDVLMAKLDYLCNQYNCGKKWDSDMLLDLNIENKNTNFLSSEELVESAIIEPMEPFKNKDDIYITGNDENNDGGVENVFELPTYESNANADANINTNNNVDGTSNTNTSNNNNVPEFSTQENVSSSLASIDNELYSNLQGLFNDPYSITNVANNTNINNSQNYLYNVSTLIDCPDLFVVSNVDDLNLAVDIQTNDENYFKDVFSSNRDAKPSQTTAVGATTSPNTALAVNANNIPTAHSMSNNVNRHTSDNISGAHLNHNNTSNNINHPSNDTFEVSNFNHILDNTPTSIGGFPQMQNHMMDATLYSLASIDTSMEIAQSFQKIISHYDNNELTLSKATINEIKSSYNEILKKIKKTRMYDNKNSKLNKKNSGVNLENLLQDPNVTDNINISSMF, from the coding sequence ATGCTTTCGATTGAACAAAGATACAATATCTGTCTAATGGCAGAAAGGCATCCCAAATGGACTCAGTTAGACCTGGCAAAATGGGCTTATGATACATTTCAATTACCTAAGATCCCTTCACAAGGTACTATTTCAAGACTCTTGGCTAAGAAGGCGATATATATGAATTCgaaggaaaatgaaaaagatgctAATAGATTAAGAAAACCAAATAATGTGTTAGTTCgtaaaattttacaagaatGGATATCTCAAAGTATATGGAATGGTATTCCTATCACTTCCCCCATTATTCAGGATACTGCTCAATCCGTTTGGCATCGAATTCCCGCAAAATACAGAGAAGGTAATGGATCTTTCAGTTATAAATGgatttctaatttcttaTCTAAAATGGatgtaaatatttctatgttagatgaagaattacCAAAGACACCAAAAATATGgacttttgaagaaagaaacattttgaaagattttttcTCTAAAATTAGACCAAATGATTTGTTCACCCTAGATGAAACGTTTTTGGCCTATAATTTACCGTTAGATTACTCTCAATATGAAACAAGTAACATTCAAAGGAAAATTGAAGTAGCAACTGTTATGCTATGCTCGAATTTGACAGGAACTGAGAAATTAAAGCCTTTAGTAGTTGGTAAATATAATAGTTACAAAAGTTTCAGAAACTATTTTCCTAATGATCCAATTGATCCAATATCGCAGTCACAATTGGGTGAAAAAATGGCAAAAAAATTCGATATTGATTATCATAGTAACAGAAAATCCTGGCTTACAAGTTCTTTATTCCACAATTGGTTAGCAAGATGGGATAAAAGGTTAGTAGCCgataatagaaaaatttggattGTATTAGATGATTCCTGCTCTCATAGGATAATAAACCTacatttacaaaatattactTTAGTTTATagttcttcaaattcaagatttttgCCTTTTAATTGGGGGGTACTAGACGAATTTAAGACAAGGTATAGAATTCAACAGTATGAAGCTTTGATAAATCTACAAAAGCAACTTACAAGAAAGACAAAcaataatatttcattgatttcatttGAGCAAAGCCAGTTGACAATGTCCAATGCTTTCAAGTTCATTAAAAAAGCTTGGGATGGCATTCCAATAGATACAATAAAGGCAAATTGGAAAAGTTCGGGTATAATACCATCAAACATGattaatttaaatgaaaatataagTATGgctttcaaaaagaatgaCGTTCTCATGGCAAAATTGGATTATCTATGCAATCAATACAACTgtggaaaaaaatgggACTCTGATATGTTATTGGATTtaaatatagaaaataaaaatacaaattttttgagttCAGAAGAATTAGTGGAAAGTGCAATTATAGAGCCCATGGAGccttttaaaaataagGATGATATCTATATCACTGGAAATGacgaaaataatgatggtGGGGTCGAAAATGTTTTTGAATTACCTACATATGAGTCCAACGCTAATGCTGATGCTAATATTAATACTAACAATAATGTTGATGGGACCTCTAATACAAATACtagcaataataataacgtACCGGAATTTAGTACACAGGAAAACgtatcatcttcattagcttcaattgataatgaattatatTCGAATTTACAAGGCTTGTTCAATGATCCTTATAGCATCACTAACGTTGCGAATAATACCAATATCAATAACTCTCAAAATTACCTCTATAATGTCAGTACATTGATTGATTGCCCGGACCTATTCGTAGTTTCTAACgttgatgatttaaatCTGGCTGTGGATATACAAAccaatgatgaaaattattttaaagATGTTTTCTCATCAAATCGTGATGCTAAACCCTCTCAAACTACTGCTGTTGGTGCCACTACATCTCCAAACACGGCGCTGGCTGTAAATGCCAATAACATACCGACGGCTCATTCAATGAGCAATAATGTAAATAGACATACTTCAGATAACATAAGTGGTGCCCATCTAAACCACAATAACActagtaataatatcaacCACCCATCCAATGATACCTTTGAagtatcaaattttaatcATATACTGGACAATACACCGACATCAATAGGGGGCTTCCCGCAAATGCAAAATCATATGATGGACGCAACACTATATTCGCTAGCTTCGATAGACACAAGTATGGAAATTGctcaatcttttcaaaagattataAGTCATTATGACAATAATGAATTGACCCTCTCTAAAGCTAcaataaatgaaatcaagTCGTCATACAAtgaaatcttgaaaaaaattaaaaaaacgAGAATGTATGATAACAAGAACTCTAAGttgaataagaaaaatagtGGAGtcaatcttgaaaatcTCTTACAAGATCCCAATGTCActgataatattaatatatcTTCCATGTTTTAA
- the PET100 gene encoding Pet100p (similar to Saccharomyces cerevisiae PET100 (YDR079W); ancestral locus Anc_8.209) — translation MTLRSNWPFKFRYTRTQLEIFRFSFCLLAPIAVMYYIGTDTDKKLNVPGFWPDPASLNQIPKERYEIKAELARMKKERLEKRLKLERKLQEEYGITNLEEEKERIRNELKAAKDNSSN, via the coding sequence ATGACATTGAGATCAAACTGGCCTTTTAAGTTCAGATATACAAGAACGCAGCTCGAAATATTTAGGTTTTCATTTTGTCTACTTGCTCCCATTGCTGTCATGTATTACATAGGGACAGACActgataaaaaattaaacgTTCCAGGATTTTGGCCAGATCCAGCTTCATTGAATCAAATACCTAAGGAACGATATGAGATCAAGGCTGAGCTAGCAAGAATGAAGAAGGAGAGATTAGAGAAGAGATTGAAACTCGAGAGAAAGTTGCAGGAAGAATATGGTATAACGAATCtagaggaagaaaaagaaaggaTTAGAAATGAGTTGAAAGCCGCTAAGGATAATAGCAGTAATTAA
- the VPS41 gene encoding Vps41p (similar to Saccharomyces cerevisiae VPS41 (YDR080W); ancestral locus Anc_8.212), with the protein MSYMSNTGLDNAEILPARRMTEKKVANTDNQDRDSLSSDRTSSMSDDGEDENDDGEDENDDDEEDEAPLLRYSRITNLPKSYFGRDSISACFFHDIIFLFGTHSGLLHMTSTKFEAIKTIKCHRSSILSIYTDGQTFATASIDGTVVIGSIAGIRGDPVIDSQLQLTAFDFKRPINSVVLDTNYVATKTFVSGGMAGDVILSQRNWLGNRTDNIISENKGPILGIFKIDEILFWINESGIQFWDIPSKVSLLKVPFDKGQMSLKKDFRYDLFRPHVHFPEIDRIIVGWGDNVWLFKATLSKRQNGEDNTTHLGSVLSSAASSLRVTPERSVKLEKHFIIQCLIAGITSFKDDQLLCLAFDEVYDKNDELVLKGLPPQLKVYEVDTGEEVHSDEIVTKNFSNLSINDYHLGKHISQNSQPEYYLISASDSIKIQELTLHDHFNWFLERDIFLDAWKLGRYVTNDSHRLSIGIKAIEQLIRADKWDKVSENMGPILEEGMKSNDAETATTAGKEWNVLINEAIKSDNIQKIVKHLPVDSEINSEIFDLVLEYLMNHKLFDLFSQTIALWPTSLFTVGKIESMLEDKIAQKDDNEADLVNQLIYLYLKEERYSKAIPYMIAKKDKRALDILTKQDQLLPRFFDDILEILVLPYDGDLLDLKAMSMPEIGKCFFQSIELIVKNRQMIKFDRFLHLFHREENQKLRLDKILLCILNRIDKTDPDLIKPYEDEMIQLYSKYDKQNLLNFLKKKATYDVEKAIDLCSSQKGLYNELIYLWGKIGESKKALSIIVDELNDPKLAIDFVRSWGNDPELIDFLIGYTVDKSNFVGLLLESSEQLGHKYVNVIKGIDDSLKVNNIQENLSKLFKENELNMDVNKKILKLVEDEATKYALELMKLRNKGMLFYLGDDNKFVPFETS; encoded by the coding sequence ATGAGCTATATGAGTAATACTGGATTAGATAATGCAGAGATACTTCCAGCTAGGAGGATGACGGAGAAAAAAGTGGCCAATACAGATAACCAAGACCGTGATAGTCTTTCAAGTGATCGGACATCCTCCATGAGCGACGATGGGGAAGATGAGAACGACGATGGGGAAGATGAAAACGACGATGACGAAGAGGATGAAGCACCTTTGTTAAGGTACTCACGTATTACAAACCTTCCAAAGAGTTATTTTGGACGAGACTCCATATCGGCATGCTTTTTTCATGATATAATATTCTTATTTGGTACACACTCGGGTCTATTGCATATGACATCTACGAAGTTTGAAGCAATTAAAACCATAAAATGTCACAGATCCTCCATATTATCTATTTACACAGATGGTCAGACGTTTGCAACTGCATCAATAGACGGTACAGTCGTAATTGGATCTATAGCAGGCATAAGAGGTGACCCTGTAATTGATTCGCAGTTGCAGCTAACTGCATTCGATTTCAAGAGGCCTATCAACTCAGTTGTTTTAGATACAAATTATGTGGCAACAAAAACATTTGTCTCAGGTGGTATGGCAGGTGATGTTATTCTATCTCAACGAAACTGGCTGGGGAATAGAACtgataatataatatcTGAAAATAAGGGCCCTATCTTAGGTATATTCAAGATTGATGAGATACTGTTTTGGATAAATGAATCAGGCATCCAGTTTTGGGATATACCCTCCAAGGTTTCATTGTTGAAAGTACCCTTTGATAAGGGCCAAATGTCACTTAAAAAAGACTTTAGATATGATTTATTTAGGCCACATGTACACTTTCCTGAAATCGACAGAATAATTGTCGGATGGGGCGATAATGTATGGTTATTCAAGGCTACATTGTCTAAAAGGCAAAATGGCGAAGACAACACCACCCATCTAGGCTCAGTACTATCAAGCGCCGCCTCTAGTCTAAGAGTTACACCTGAGAGGTCTGTTAAACTAGAAAAGCACTTTATTATCCAGTGTCTTATTGCAGGTATTACATCATTCAAAGATGATCAATTACTTTGCCTTGCATTTGATGAAGTATACGACAAAAATGATGAACTTGTACTAAAGGGCCTGCCGCCTCAATTAAAAGTTTATGAAGTAGATACTGGAGAAGAAGTACATAGTGATGAAATTGTTACTAAAAACTTCAGTAATTTATCAATCAACGATTATCACTTAGGTAAACATATCAGCCAGAATTCTCAACCggaatattatttaattaGTGCGAGTGATTCGATCAAAATTCAAGAGCTGACTTTACATGACCATTTCAACTGGTTCTTAGAGAGGGACATATTTTTGGATGCCTGGAAATTGGGGAGGTATGTGACAAATGATAGCCACAGATTGAGTATCGGTATCAAGGCCATAGAACAACTTATTAGGGCAGATAAATGGGATAAAGTTTCCGAAAATATGGGTCCAATATTGGAGGAGGGTATGAAGTCTAATGATGCAGAAACCGCTACTACAGCCGGAAAAGAATGGAACGTGCTTATTAATGAAGCTATCAAGTCGGATAATATCCAGAAAATCGTCAAACATTTGCCTGTAGACTCAGAAATAAACagtgaaatatttgaccTAGTACTAGAGTACTTAATGAATCATAAGTTATTCGATCTTTTTTCCCAAACAATCGCACTATGGCCAACGTCACTATTTACAGTTggtaaaattgaatcaatgttagaagataaaattgcTCAAAAGGATGACAATGAAGCGGATCTAGTAAATCAGTTAATTTACTTATATCTGAAAGAAGAACGCTATTCTAAAGCTATACCTTACATGATCGCTaaaaaagacaaaagaGCTCTCGATATTTTGACTAAGCAGGACCAGTTACTTCCCCGATTCTTTGATGATATATTAGAAATACTTGTACTCCCATATGATGGTGATCTTCTTGATCTCAAAGCTATGAGTATGCCTGAAATCGGAAAATGTTTCTTCCAATCTATAGAGTTGATTGTGAAGAATAGACAAATGATTAAATTCGATCGTTTCCTACATTTATTCCACAGAGAGGAAAATCAAAAGTTGCGAttagataaaattttactTTGCATATTAAATCGCATCGATAAGACAGACCCTGACCTGATTAAACCatatgaagatgaaatgatCCAACTATATTCTAAATATGATAAGCAAAACTTACtgaattttctgaaaaaaaaagcaacTTATGATGTGGAAAAGGCTATTGATTTGTGTTCATCACAGAAAGGGCTATATAATGAACTTATCTATCTTTGGGGTAAAATTGGAGAGAGTAAAAAGGCGCTATCTATTATAGTTGACGAATTGAATGATCCCAAGCTGGCTATTGACTTCGTGAGAAGTTGGGGAAATGATCCAGAACtcattgattttttgattgGCTACACCGTggataaatcaaattttgttggtTTATTACTAGAATCTTCTGAACAATTAGGCCACAAATATGTCAACGTAATTAAGGGGATTGATGACAGCTTGAAAGTGAACAATATACAGGAGAATTTGAGTAAGCTATTCAAGGAAAATGAGCTAAATATGGACgttaataaaaaaatattgaaattagtaGAGGATGAGGCAACAAAATATGCATTggaattaatgaaattacGAAATAAAGGTATGCTATTTTACCTAGGAGATGATAATAAGTTTGTGCCATTTGAAACATCATAA
- the TFB5 gene encoding TFIIH complex subunit TFB5 (similar to Saccharomyces cerevisiae TFB5 (YDR079C-A); ancestral locus Anc_8.211) gives MARARRGVLLQCDPSIKALITQIDAKRSDVILEELDDTHLLVDPTKVDFVKHELNRLLSKNIYNPIDEEEAQ, from the coding sequence ATGGCAAGGGCTAGAAGAGGTGTTCTTTTACAATGTGATCCATCTATCAAAGCGTTGATTACTCAGATCGATGCAAAGCGTAGTGATGTAATACTAGAAGAATTGGATGACACCCATTTATTGGTAGACCCAACAAAGGTAGACTTTGTCAAGCACGAGCTGAACAGACTATTGTcgaagaatatatataatccaatagatgaggaagaagcTCAATGA
- the KAFR0C02480 gene encoding uncharacterized protein, with protein MTVGFTGDVYNYGVMVIDDSGTVMSVMDFYIDGSNFINTGDLYVKGIKTIFGSSGYAITSSNFDNSGILNFDQSSGQATVTLGSGTMTNTGTICLQNANYKQSATIVGSGCIAVNSNGQLTISDLSKYTLEDQTIYLSTSSSELSISGYNTSTSLKVRGLGNSNSIVLPDSIANYSYDSETGILTVITSQGSYILDIGTGYDTSSMSFSSSTIKYYTAAPPDATQPSECSSCGTIPSCSSITNLTSIANDFTATTGSTVADLTDYTTTITSGSSTVTAVVSEYTTTDSDGDIVTDETTSVIPGLTDYTTTITSGSSTVTAVVSEYTTTDSAGNVVTDETTSVITDLPEHMTTFTSDGSVVTAIVSDYLTTDSDGQVYTAETTSIITDLPEHLTTFTSDGSVVTGIVSDYVTTDSNGHVTTAETTIVVSDLPPSHLTTFTSDGSVVTAIVSDYLTTDSDGQVYTAETTSIITDLPEYMTTFITDGSVVTALVSDYLTTDSAGNVVTRESTSIFPDLSEHLTTFTSDGSVVTAIVSDYLTTDAAGHVYTAESTSLLDDVSAYTTAYASAGSVFTAVVSDYLTADTAGHIYTAQSSSVMGAEANVLTSSIKNTAASHITDTPSASKVTS; from the coding sequence ATGACAGTCGGTTTTACAGGCGATGTTTATAATTATGGTGTCATGGTAATTGATGATTCAGGTACTGTTATGTCAGTAATGGATTTCTACATAGACGGCAGTAATTTTATCAACACAGGAGATCTTTACGTAAAAGGTATTAAAACCATATTTGGCTCATCTGGTTATGCAATTACCTCGagtaattttgataattcgGGTATTCTAAATTTTGACCAAAGCAGTGGGCAGGCAACTGTCACTTTAGGTTCAGGTACAATGACTAACACAGGTACTATTTGCTTACAAAATGCAAATTACAAACAATCGGCCACAATTGTGGGTTCTGGTTGTATCGCTGTGAACTCAAATGGTCAACTAACCATAAGTGATCTCTCGAAATATACCCTGGAGGATCAAACAATATATTTGAGCACATCTTCCTCCGAACTTTCAATCTCAGGGTACAACACTTCTACATCCTTAAAAGTGAGGGGTTTGGGTAATAGTAATTCTATCGTCCTTCCTGACTCTATAGCTAATTATTCCTACGATTCTGAAACTGGTATACTTACTGTTATTACAAGCCAGGGTAGTTATATTTTAGATATTGGGACCGGTTATGACACCTCTTCTATGAGTTTCTCGTCTTCGACTATTAAATATTACACTGCAGCACCTCCAGATGCAACTCAGCCTTCTGAGTGCTCCTCGTGCGGTACAATACCCTCATGTTCTTCCATCACGAATTTGACTTCAATCGCTAACGACTTTACTGCTACAACCGGTTCTACCGTCGCTGATTTAACTGACTACACTACTACCATCACTTCTGGTTCTTCCACTGTGACCGCTGTTGTTTCTGAATACACCACTACCGACTCTGATGGTGATATTGTCACAGACGAAACCACTTCTGTTATCCCTGGTTTAACTGACTACACTACTACCATCACCTCTGGTTCTTCCACTGTGACTGCTGTTGTTTCTGAATACACCACTACAGACTCTGCTGGTAATGTTGTCACCGATGAGACTACATCCGTCATCACAGATCTACCAGAACACATGACTACTTTCACCTCTGACGGTTCAGTAGTTACTGCTATTGTGTCAGATTATTTGACTACCGACTCCGATGGCCAAGTCTACACAGCTGAAACTACATCTATTATTACCGATCTACCAGAACACCTAACTACTTTCACGTCTGATGGCAGTGTCGTTACTGGCATTGTATCTGACTATGTTACCACTGACTCCAATGGCCATGTCACCACAGCTGAAACTACCATTGTTGTTTCAGATTTACCACCATCCCACTTAACAACTTTCACCTCTGATGGTTCAGTAGTTACTGCTATTGTGTCAGATTATTTGACTACCGATTCCGATGGCCAAGTCTACACAGCTGAAACTACATCTATTATTACCGATCTACCAGAATACATGACTACTTTCATCACCGATGGTTCAGTTGTTACTGCTCTTGTTTCAGATTATTTGACTACCGACTCTGCAGGTAATGTTGTAACCAGAGAGTCTACTTCTATTTTCCCAGATTTGTCAGAGCACTTAACAACTTTCACATCTGACGGTTCAGTAGTTACTGCTATTGTGTCTGACTATCTAACCACTGACGCTGCTGGACACGTCTACACGGCTGAAAGTACATCTTTACTTGATGACGTATCTGCATATACTACTGCTTACGCTTCTGCTGGTTCCGTGTTCACTGCTGTCGTTTCTGATTATTTGACTGCAGACACTGCTGGTCACATCTACACTGCACAAAGTTCATCCGTAATGGGAGCAGAAGCTAATGTGCTTACAAGTAGTATCAAAAACACAGCTGCTAGCCATATTACGGACACTCCCTCGGCGTCAAAGGTTACATCATAA
- the KAFR0C02540 gene encoding uncharacterized protein: MFGVAFNGEINQIYKLSDSGYVFGVFGGIQIDSSITAMLTIASIMTTELNGVNNYFYLESHTGDPKTTYGFIVATEEYEAYVDEAVKTWSMGKSYEFYTSTQSIGNVNVCQRLAEEAYAPVNSADFGECISIFYDSSKTIEEQTGLTDDLLYVYNNGTVSFNDGDKVCISIGTASE, encoded by the coding sequence ATGTTCGGAGTTGCTTTTAACGGtgaaattaatcaaatctATAAATTGTCTGACTCTGGATATGTTTTCGGTGTTTTTGGAGGTATCCAAATTGATTCTAGTATTACTGCCATGTTGACAATTGCTAGTATAATGACCACCGAGTTGAATGGTGTTAACAACTATTTCTATCTTGAATCTCATACAGGTGACCCAAAAACTACTTATGGTTTTATTGTTGCTAcagaagaatatgaagCTTATGTTGATGAGGCTGTGAAGACATGGAGTATGGGTAAGAGTTATGAATTCTACACTAGCACTCAATCCATTGGTAATGTTAACGTGTGCCAACGACTAGCGGAAGAAGCTTATGCCCCGGTTAACTCAGCCGATTTTGGTGAATGTATCTCGATTTTCTATGATTCGTCGAAGACTATTGAGGAACAGACTGGTTTGACAGATGATCTACTGTACGTCTACAATAATGGTACGGTTTCCTTTAATGACGGCGACAAAGTCTGTATCTCTATTGGTACTGCGAGCGAATAG
- the SHU2 gene encoding Shu2p (similar to Saccharomyces cerevisiae SHU2 (YDR078C); ancestral locus Anc_8.203): MTTKSINFSKLFSKLLKEHNEIDDTVSSFLYYMFPRDLFIRALSLIESNNMFIYALAAECCQVSALTTTFHDTPVSSTISKSVTSEITEIDVNIPQMSSPISQVNKLIEKFMQDDIDLSYRLIVRPENTQSSPLYVDLDNWTCSCTEFSELFQKELETSRNSANTDLKDLLIREIDDMNDFSEDKFAQLDSHSLSKQRYFKWERITCCHLLAYSIVLKSSPKLLRYFIVEKTNVLLIPINNIDEWLKLHINIVE; the protein is encoded by the coding sequence ATGACAACAAAGTCGATAAATTTTTCGAAGTTATTCTCtaaattgttgaaagaacataatgaaattgacgATACTGTATCTTCATTTCTGTACTACATGTTTCCAAGAGATCTATTTATAAGAGCACTGTCTCTGATAGAATCGAATAACATGTTCATATACGCCCTGGCAGCAGAATGTTGCCAAGTCTCTGCTTTAACTACTACCTTCCACGATACTCCAGTCTCCTCGACGATTTCGAAAAGTGTTACATCTGAAATCACCGAAATTGATGTAAATATTCCACAGATGAGCTCCCCCATCAGTCAAGTAAATAAGTTGATAGAGAAGTTTATGCAAGATGATATAGATTTATCATATCGACTGATAGTAAGACCGGAAAATACTCAAAGTTCTCCACTATACGTAGATTTAGATAACTGGACCTGCTCATGCACCGAATTCTCAGaactatttcaaaaagaattggaaaCAAGTAGAAACTCTGCAAATACAgatttaaaagatttgttAATTcgtgaaattgatgatatgAACGATTTTTCTGAGGACAAATTTGCACAGCTAGATTCGCATAGTTTGTCTAAGCAGAGATACTTTAAGTGGGAAAGAATTACTTGCTGCCATTTATTGGCTTATTCAATAGTATTGAAATCTTCTCCCAAACTTCTAAGATATTTTATAGTCGAAAAAACAAATGTTCTGCTCAttccaataaataatattgatgaatgGTTGAAATTACATATCAATATAGTTGagtaa